A segment of the Corallococcus silvisoli genome:
CGGACGCGAGCTCCAGCACGACTGGTCCACCATCCTCCTGGTGGAGGAGCCGCTGCCCGAGGGCGGCGTGGCCCTCCTGGGGCTCGCCATCTTCTGGATCGTCCACGACGAGGTCCATGTCCTCAACGTCGCCACCGCCCCGGTCCATCGCCGGCGGGGCGTCGCCCGCACCGTGATGGAGGAGGTCCTGCGCCGGGGCGTCGCGCGCCGCTGCTCCCTGGCCACCCTGGAGGTGCGCCGGGGCAACGAGTCCGCCCTCAACCTCTACCGCTCGCTGGGCTTCCGGCCTGTCGGAGTCCGCCCGAACTACTACGCGGACGAGGGCGAGGACGCGATCGTGATGGTCCTCGACTTCTAGGGGCGTAAGGGAGTAGAGCGTCCGACCGTCGTCGCAGTCCCAGGTTTTTCGGGTGTCGGGGAAATACGCCCGGGT
Coding sequences within it:
- the rimI gene encoding ribosomal protein S18-alanine N-acetyltransferase produces the protein MRRLREDGTPEKAQGFVIRQMTLDDMPAVMALEKASFKNPWSTELLGRELQHDWSTILLVEEPLPEGGVALLGLAIFWIVHDEVHVLNVATAPVHRRRGVARTVMEEVLRRGVARRCSLATLEVRRGNESALNLYRSLGFRPVGVRPNYYADEGEDAIVMVLDF